The following are encoded together in the Lathyrus oleraceus cultivar Zhongwan6 chromosome 3, CAAS_Psat_ZW6_1.0, whole genome shotgun sequence genome:
- the LOC127126538 gene encoding dihydrofolate reductase, with protein sequence MVGGGGGENEKKMKILCLHGFRTSGSFIKKQISKWDPSIFSQFHMEFPDGKFPAGGKSDIESIFPPPYFEWFQFDKDFTEYTNLEECITYLTEYIIANGPFDGFLGFSQGATLSALLIGYQAQGKLLKEHPPIKFFVSISGSKFRDPSICDVAYKDAIKAKSVHFIGEKDWLKIPSEELASAFEKPVIIRHPQGHTVPRLDEVSTGLLKNWVAEIVSEEKVGVSVCEHERKQEVDTTKGVEINKGNAETIEVVEAGKF encoded by the exons ATGGTaggaggaggaggaggagaaAATGAAAAGAAGATGAAAATACTGTGCCTCCATGGATTCAGAACCAGTGGCAGTTTCATCAAAAAACAAATCAGCAAATGGGATCCTTCTATTTTCTCTCAATTCCATATG GAATTCCCAGATGGAAAATTTCCTGCTGGAGGCAAATCTGACATAGAAAGCATTTTTCCTCCACCTTACTTTGAGTGGTTTCAATTCGACAAG GATTTCACTGAGTATACTAACTTGGAAGAATGCATCACATACTTGACTGAATACATCATAGCCAATGgtccctttgatggctttcttGGCTTCTCACAGGGTGCAACACTTTCAGCACTTTTAATAGGTTATCAAGCACAGGGAAAATTGTTAAAGGAGCATCCACCTATAAAGTTTTTTGTATCAATATCAGGATCTAAGTTTAGAGATCCTAGTATATGTGATGTCGCATACAAGGATGCTATCAAAGCTAAATCGGTTCATTTTATTGGTGAGAAAGATTGGTTGAAAATTCCTTCCGAGGAACTTGCTTCTGCGTTTGAGAAGCCTGTCATTATAAGGCATCCTCAAGGTCACACTGTCCCAAGATTAG ATGAAGTTTCTACTGGTCTGTTGAAAAATTGGGTTGCGGAAATCGTCAGCGAAGAAAAGGTTGGTGTCTCAGTTTGTGAGCATGAAAGGAAGCAAGAAGTTGATACTACCAAGGGGGTGGAAATAAACAAGGGAAATGCTGAAACCATAGAGGTGGTCGAAGCCGGAAAATTTTAG